The window TTTGATAGGGTTGGCTACTATCCCCTATGTTCCTGTCCAACGGGGTCTCCATAGTCCTGCGGATCAAGTCATAGATATAGGAGGCATTTCCAGCAGTATCGTTAACATAAAGGAATACAAGCACAAGCGTGTGCAAAGACTTAGGGTACCCCAGGTCACTTATGTTGACCACCAAACGATGCAATCCCACATCAGTAGGTGCTGGTTTTTCTTCCAGAGTAATGTTACCTGTTACTGGATCAATCCGAAATAAGCCTTTGTTGTTTCCACTCACTATAGTATACTTTAGTTCGGCATTCATTCCAGTGTCAACATCCACTGCAAAAACTTCTGCTACCACGGAGCCAGGAATGGCTGAGAGGGGTACCAACTTAAAGGAAGTATTAGACGGTGGAGAAATGACAACTGGGCTGTTGTCATTGACATCCATGACGTTGATAGTTACTTTTGCAGTAGAGGAACGAGGTGGCTGTCCTCCATCAGTAGCTTTGACATCAAAAGTGTAGGAACTCTGCTGTTCTCTATCAAATGAGACATTTGACTTTATGACTCCAGAATAGGGATCCAACACAAAATTATCATTGTCATTTAGAATGGAAAGAGTCACAGCTttattctctccagcatctgcatCTGTCACTGTGATTACCCCCACAGTACTATACTTTGGCAGATTCTCAgacacaaaaaattgaaaatgattaTGAGTAAACTTGGGGCTATTGTCATTCTCATCCAGAACAGTAACTATCACAGCCGCTTGGCTTTGGAGGGGAGGGGTCCCATTGTCCCTCGCAGTTACTGTAAAAATGAATCGTTCTTGTTCTTCTCTGTCAAAGACTCTGGAGGCTGTCAAAACTCCTGTTTTTCGGTCCAAATCAAAGAAGGAGGCATTCGGTCCAAGCTGATAAACAATGTCTGCATTTTTCCCACTGTCTTCATCTGTGGCACTAATAGTTGTTAAGTATAACCCACGTCGGTTGTTTTCAGAAACTGACAGCTCAATTACAGGCTGGTTGAAAATTGGTGGGTTGTCATTTTCATCCTCAAGCTTAACCCTTACCAGGGCAGTCTGATTTAAACTGGGCTTCCCAGAATCAGAGGCAACAATTTTAAAGCTGAATTCTTTGGTGCCCTCATAGTCCAACAAAGAAGAGGTCTCTAACAAATATTGGTTGTCATATACTGCCTTCAAATGAAATGGGACCTCTCTTTCAATAAAACAGATCACTTTGCCATTCACATCTGTGTCCTTATCTGAAACTGTAATTAGGGCAATCTTTGTATTGACAGGATCTTTCTCAGATAAATACACGGTGCCATTGATGGGACTTATAATGTACCTGAGGTCTATATTAGGAGGGTTATCATTTACATCGGTGACATTGATGGTAACCGTTGCTCGAGCAGGAGTGGAGCTGCCATCACTAGCCAGCACTGTCACTTTGTGAATGGCTGTCTCCTCTCTATCTAAGGACCTCTGAACTGTAATCAGCCCAGTAGTATTATTTAAAGCAAAGAGTCTTTTGGTTGCAGGGGCGACCTGGGCACCAAAAATGTACCGGATTTCAGCATTACTGCCTATATCTGCATCAGTGGCATGGAGCTGAATTACAGAGGTACCTACAGGAGCATTCTCTGGAATATGAACCTCCACTTGACCCTCTTTAAACACTGGCCGGTTGTCATTTACATCACTTACTGTGACCTGCAGTATGGCCGTACTGGATTTCTGTGGAGTGCCTCCATCTTCTACTTTGATTTTCATCACATAGGTATCTTTCTGTTCTCTATCCAAGTTTTGCTGAACAATCAATTGTGGCCACTTCTCTCCCTCCGGAGTTTCCACGATATCCAGTCCAAAAACACTCTGCCCATTTAACAATTC of the Chlorocebus sabaeus isolate Y175 chromosome 3, mChlSab1.0.hap1, whole genome shotgun sequence genome contains:
- the PCDH9 gene encoding protocadherin-9 isoform X4 → MDLRDFYLLAALIACLRLDSAIAQELIYTIREELPENVPIGNIPKDLNISHINAATGTSASLVYRLVSKAGDAPLVKVSSSTGEIFTTSNRIDREKLCAGASYAEENECFFELEVVILPNDFFRLIKIKIIVKDTNDNAPMFPSPVINISIPENTLINSRFPIPSATDPDTGFNGVQHYELLNGQSVFGLDIVETPEGEKWPQLIVQQNLDREQKDTYVMKIKVEDGGTPQKSSTAILQVTVSDVNDNRPVFKEGQVEVHIPENAPVGTSVIQLHATDADIGSNAEIRYIFGAQVAPATKRLFALNNTTGLITVQRSLDREETAIHKVTVLASDGSSTPARATVTINVTDVNDNPPNIDLRYIISPINGTVYLSEKDPVNTKIALITVSDKDTDVNGKVICFIEREVPFHLKAVYDNQYLLETSSLLDYEGTKEFSFKIVASDSGKPSLNQTALVRVKLEDENDNPPIFNQPVIELSVSENNRRGLYLTTISATDEDSGKNADIVYQLGPNASFFDLDRKTGVLTASRVFDREEQERFIFTVTARDNGTPPLQSQAAVIVTVLDENDNSPKFTHNHFQFFVSENLPKYSTVGVITVTDADAGENKAVTLSILNDNDNFVLDPYSGVIKSNVSFDREQQSSYTFDVKATDGGQPPRSSTAKVTINVMDVNDNSPVVISPPSNTSFKLVPLSAIPGSVVAEVFAVDVDTGMNAELKYTIVSGNNKGLFRIDPVTGNITLEEKPAPTDVGLHRLVVNISDLGYPKSLHTLVLVFLYVNDTAGNASYIYDLIRRTMETPLDRNIGDSSQPYQNEDYLTIMIAIIAGAMVVIVVIFVTVLVRCRHASRFKAAQRSKQGAEWMSPNQENKQNKKKKRKKRKSPKSSLLNFVTIEESKPDDAVHEPINGTISLPAELEEQSIGRFDWGPAPPTTFKPNSPDLAKHYKSASPQPAFHLKPDTPVSVKKHHVIQELPLDNTFVGGCDTLSKRSSTSSDHFSASECSSQGGFKTKGPLHTRQCNSHSKSDNIPVTPQKCPSSAGFHIQENEESHYEPQDEFYDQASPDKRTEADGNSDPNSDGPLGPRGLAEATEMCTQECLVLGHSDNCWMPPGLGPYQHPKSPLSTFVPQKEWVKKDKLVNGHTLTRAWKEDSNRNQFNDRKQYGSNEGHFNNGSHMTDIPLANLKSYKQAGGAIESPKEHQL
- the PCDH9 gene encoding protocadherin-9 isoform X3 — its product is MDLRDFYLLAALIACLRLDSAIAQELIYTIREELPENVPIGNIPKDLNISHINAATGTSASLVYRLVSKAGDAPLVKVSSSTGEIFTTSNRIDREKLCAGASYAEENECFFELEVVILPNDFFRLIKIKIIVKDTNDNAPMFPSPVINISIPENTLINSRFPIPSATDPDTGFNGVQHYELLNGQSVFGLDIVETPEGEKWPQLIVQQNLDREQKDTYVMKIKVEDGGTPQKSSTAILQVTVSDVNDNRPVFKEGQVEVHIPENAPVGTSVIQLHATDADIGSNAEIRYIFGAQVAPATKRLFALNNTTGLITVQRSLDREETAIHKVTVLASDGSSTPARATVTINVTDVNDNPPNIDLRYIISPINGTVYLSEKDPVNTKIALITVSDKDTDVNGKVICFIEREVPFHLKAVYDNQYLLETSSLLDYEGTKEFSFKIVASDSGKPSLNQTALVRVKLEDENDNPPIFNQPVIELSVSENNRRGLYLTTISATDEDSGKNADIVYQLGPNASFFDLDRKTGVLTASRVFDREEQERFIFTVTARDNGTPPLQSQAAVIVTVLDENDNSPKFTHNHFQFFVSENLPKYSTVGVITVTDADAGENKAVTLSILNDNDNFVLDPYSGVIKSNVSFDREQQSSYTFDVKATDGGQPPRSSTAKVTINVMDVNDNSPVVISPPSNTSFKLVPLSAIPGSVVAEVFAVDVDTGMNAELKYTIVSGNNKGLFRIDPVTGNITLEEKPAPTDVGLHRLVVNISDLGYPKSLHTLVLVFLYVNDTAGNASYIYDLIRRTMETPLDRNIGDSSQPYQNEDYLTIMIAIIAGAMVVIVVIFVTVLVRCRHASRFKAAQRSKQGAEWMSPNQENKQNKKKKRKKRKSPKSSLLNFVTIEESKPDDAVHEPINGTISLPAELEEQSIGRFDWGPAPPTTFKPNSPDLAKHYKSASPQPAFHLKPDTPVSVKKHHVIQELPLDNTFVGGCDTLSKRSSTSSDHFSASECSSQGGFKTKGPLHTRQSQRRVTFHLPDGSQESCSDSGLGDHEPVGSGTLISHPLPLVQPQDEFYDQASPDKRTEADGNSDPNSDGPLGPRGLAEATEMCTQECLVLGHSDNCWMPPGLGPYQHPKSPLSTFVPQKEWVKKDKLVNGHTLTRAWKEDSNRNQFNDRKQYGSNEGHFNNGSHMTDIPLANLKSYKQAGGAIESPKEHQL
- the PCDH9 gene encoding protocadherin-9 isoform X2, producing MDLRDFYLLAALIACLRLDSAIAQELIYTIREELPENVPIGNIPKDLNISHINAATGTSASLVYRLVSKAGDAPLVKVSSSTGEIFTTSNRIDREKLCAGASYAEENECFFELEVVILPNDFFRLIKIKIIVKDTNDNAPMFPSPVINISIPENTLINSRFPIPSATDPDTGFNGVQHYELLNGQSVFGLDIVETPEGEKWPQLIVQQNLDREQKDTYVMKIKVEDGGTPQKSSTAILQVTVSDVNDNRPVFKEGQVEVHIPENAPVGTSVIQLHATDADIGSNAEIRYIFGAQVAPATKRLFALNNTTGLITVQRSLDREETAIHKVTVLASDGSSTPARATVTINVTDVNDNPPNIDLRYIISPINGTVYLSEKDPVNTKIALITVSDKDTDVNGKVICFIEREVPFHLKAVYDNQYLLETSSLLDYEGTKEFSFKIVASDSGKPSLNQTALVRVKLEDENDNPPIFNQPVIELSVSENNRRGLYLTTISATDEDSGKNADIVYQLGPNASFFDLDRKTGVLTASRVFDREEQERFIFTVTARDNGTPPLQSQAAVIVTVLDENDNSPKFTHNHFQFFVSENLPKYSTVGVITVTDADAGENKAVTLSILNDNDNFVLDPYSGVIKSNVSFDREQQSSYTFDVKATDGGQPPRSSTAKVTINVMDVNDNSPVVISPPSNTSFKLVPLSAIPGSVVAEVFAVDVDTGMNAELKYTIVSGNNKGLFRIDPVTGNITLEEKPAPTDVGLHRLVVNISDLGYPKSLHTLVLVFLYVNDTAGNASYIYDLIRRTMETPLDRNIGDSSQPYQNEDYLTIMIAIIAGAMVVIVVIFVTVLVRCRHASRFKAAQRSKQGAEWMSPNQENKQNKKKKRKKRKSPKSSLLNFVTIEESKPDDAVHEPINGTISLPAELEEQSIGRFDWGPAPPTTFKPNSPDLAKHYKSASPQPAFHLKPDTPVSVKKHHVIQELPLDNTFVGGCDTLSKRSSTSSDHFSASECSSQGGFKTKGPLHTRQKCPSSAGFHIQENEESHYESQRRVTFHLPDGSQESCSDSGLGDHEPVGSGTLISHPLPLVQPQDEFYDQASPDKRTEADGNSDPNSDGPLGPRGLAEATEMCTQECLVLGHSDNCWMPPGLGPYQHPKSPLSTFVPQKEWVKKDKLVNGHTLTRAWKEDSNRNQFNDRKQYGSNEGHFNNGSHMTDIPLANLKSYKQAGGAIESPKEHQL
- the PCDH9 gene encoding protocadherin-9 isoform X1, encoding MDLRDFYLLAALIACLRLDSAIAQELIYTIREELPENVPIGNIPKDLNISHINAATGTSASLVYRLVSKAGDAPLVKVSSSTGEIFTTSNRIDREKLCAGASYAEENECFFELEVVILPNDFFRLIKIKIIVKDTNDNAPMFPSPVINISIPENTLINSRFPIPSATDPDTGFNGVQHYELLNGQSVFGLDIVETPEGEKWPQLIVQQNLDREQKDTYVMKIKVEDGGTPQKSSTAILQVTVSDVNDNRPVFKEGQVEVHIPENAPVGTSVIQLHATDADIGSNAEIRYIFGAQVAPATKRLFALNNTTGLITVQRSLDREETAIHKVTVLASDGSSTPARATVTINVTDVNDNPPNIDLRYIISPINGTVYLSEKDPVNTKIALITVSDKDTDVNGKVICFIEREVPFHLKAVYDNQYLLETSSLLDYEGTKEFSFKIVASDSGKPSLNQTALVRVKLEDENDNPPIFNQPVIELSVSENNRRGLYLTTISATDEDSGKNADIVYQLGPNASFFDLDRKTGVLTASRVFDREEQERFIFTVTARDNGTPPLQSQAAVIVTVLDENDNSPKFTHNHFQFFVSENLPKYSTVGVITVTDADAGENKAVTLSILNDNDNFVLDPYSGVIKSNVSFDREQQSSYTFDVKATDGGQPPRSSTAKVTINVMDVNDNSPVVISPPSNTSFKLVPLSAIPGSVVAEVFAVDVDTGMNAELKYTIVSGNNKGLFRIDPVTGNITLEEKPAPTDVGLHRLVVNISDLGYPKSLHTLVLVFLYVNDTAGNASYIYDLIRRTMETPLDRNIGDSSQPYQNEDYLTIMIAIIAGAMVVIVVIFVTVLVRCRHASRFKAAQRSKQGAEWMSPNQENKQNKKKKRKKRKSPKSSLLNFVTIEESKPDDAVHEPINGTISLPAELEEQSIGRFDWGPAPPTTFKPNSPDLAKHYKSASPQPAFHLKPDTPVSVKKHHVIQELPLDNTFVGGCDTLSKRSSTSSDHFSASECSSQGGFKTKGPLHTRQCNSHSKSDNIPVTPQKCPSSAGFHIQENEESHYESQRRVTFHLPDGSQESCSDSGLGDHEPVGSGTLISHPLPLVQPQDEFYDQASPDKRTEADGNSDPNSDGPLGPRGLAEATEMCTQECLVLGHSDNCWMPPGLGPYQHPKSPLSTFVPQKEWVKKDKLVNGHTLTRAWKEDSNRNQFNDRKQYGSNEGHFNNGSHMTDIPLANLKSYKQAGGAIESPKEHQL
- the PCDH9 gene encoding protocadherin-9 isoform X6; translation: MDLRDFYLLAALIACLRLDSAIAQELIYTIREELPENVPIGNIPKDLNISHINAATGTSASLVYRLVSKAGDAPLVKVSSSTGEIFTTSNRIDREKLCAGASYAEENECFFELEVVILPNDFFRLIKIKIIVKDTNDNAPMFPSPVINISIPENTLINSRFPIPSATDPDTGFNGVQHYELLNGQSVFGLDIVETPEGEKWPQLIVQQNLDREQKDTYVMKIKVEDGGTPQKSSTAILQVTVSDVNDNRPVFKEGQVEVHIPENAPVGTSVIQLHATDADIGSNAEIRYIFGAQVAPATKRLFALNNTTGLITVQRSLDREETAIHKVTVLASDGSSTPARATVTINVTDVNDNPPNIDLRYIISPINGTVYLSEKDPVNTKIALITVSDKDTDVNGKVICFIEREVPFHLKAVYDNQYLLETSSLLDYEGTKEFSFKIVASDSGKPSLNQTALVRVKLEDENDNPPIFNQPVIELSVSENNRRGLYLTTISATDEDSGKNADIVYQLGPNASFFDLDRKTGVLTASRVFDREEQERFIFTVTARDNGTPPLQSQAAVIVTVLDENDNSPKFTHNHFQFFVSENLPKYSTVGVITVTDADAGENKAVTLSILNDNDNFVLDPYSGVIKSNVSFDREQQSSYTFDVKATDGGQPPRSSTAKVTINVMDVNDNSPVVISPPSNTSFKLVPLSAIPGSVVAEVFAVDVDTGMNAELKYTIVSGNNKGLFRIDPVTGNITLEEKPAPTDVGLHRLVVNISDLGYPKSLHTLVLVFLYVNDTAGNASYIYDLIRRTMETPLDRNIGDSSQPYQNEDYLTIMIAIIAGAMVVIVVIFVTVLVRCRHASRFKAAQRSKQGAEWMSPNQENKQNKKKKRKKRKSPKSSLLNFVTIEESKPDDAVHEPINGTISLPAELEEQSIGRFDWGPAPPTTFKPNSPDLAKHYKSASPQPAFHLKPDTPVSVKKHHVIQELPLDNTFVGGCDTLSKRSSTSSDHFSASECSSQGGFKTKGPLHTRQKCPSSAGFHIQENEESHYEPQDEFYDQASPDKRTEADGNSDPNSDGPLGPRGLAEATEMCTQECLVLGHSDNCWMPPGLGPYQHPKSPLSTFVPQKEWVKKDKLVNGHTLTRAWKEDSNRNQFNDRKQYGSNEGHFNNGSHMTDIPLANLKSYKQAGGAIESPKEHQL
- the PCDH9 gene encoding protocadherin-9 isoform X9, which encodes MDLRDFYLLAALIACLRLDSAIAQELIYTIREELPENVPIGNIPKDLNISHINAATGTSASLVYRLVSKAGDAPLVKVSSSTGEIFTTSNRIDREKLCAGASYAEENECFFELEVVILPNDFFRLIKIKIIVKDTNDNAPMFPSPVINISIPENTLINSRFPIPSATDPDTGFNGVQHYELLNGQSVFGLDIVETPEGEKWPQLIVQQNLDREQKDTYVMKIKVEDGGTPQKSSTAILQVTVSDVNDNRPVFKEGQVEVHIPENAPVGTSVIQLHATDADIGSNAEIRYIFGAQVAPATKRLFALNNTTGLITVQRSLDREETAIHKVTVLASDGSSTPARATVTINVTDVNDNPPNIDLRYIISPINGTVYLSEKDPVNTKIALITVSDKDTDVNGKVICFIEREVPFHLKAVYDNQYLLETSSLLDYEGTKEFSFKIVASDSGKPSLNQTALVRVKLEDENDNPPIFNQPVIELSVSENNRRGLYLTTISATDEDSGKNADIVYQLGPNASFFDLDRKTGVLTASRVFDREEQERFIFTVTARDNGTPPLQSQAAVIVTVLDENDNSPKFTHNHFQFFVSENLPKYSTVGVITVTDADAGENKAVTLSILNDNDNFVLDPYSGVIKSNVSFDREQQSSYTFDVKATDGGQPPRSSTAKVTINVMDVNDNSPVVISPPSNTSFKLVPLSAIPGSVVAEVFAVDVDTGMNAELKYTIVSGNNKGLFRIDPVTGNITLEEKPAPTDVGLHRLVVNISDLGYPKSLHTLVLVFLYVNDTAGNASYIYDLIRRTMETPLDRNIGDSSQPYQNEDYLTIMIAIIAGAMVVIVVIFVTVLVRCRHASRFKAAQRSKQGAEWMSPNQENKQNKKKKRKKRKSPKSSLLNFVTIEESKPDDAVHEPINGTISLPAELEEQSIGRFDWGPAPPTTFKPNSPDLAKHYKSASPQPAFHLKPDTPVSVKKHHVIQELPLDNTFVGGCDTLSKRSSTSSDHFSASECSSQGGFKTKGPLHTRQ
- the PCDH9 gene encoding protocadherin-9 isoform X7 → MDLRDFYLLAALIACLRLDSAIAQELIYTIREELPENVPIGNIPKDLNISHINAATGTSASLVYRLVSKAGDAPLVKVSSSTGEIFTTSNRIDREKLCAGASYAEENECFFELEVVILPNDFFRLIKIKIIVKDTNDNAPMFPSPVINISIPENTLINSRFPIPSATDPDTGFNGVQHYELLNGQSVFGLDIVETPEGEKWPQLIVQQNLDREQKDTYVMKIKVEDGGTPQKSSTAILQVTVSDVNDNRPVFKEGQVEVHIPENAPVGTSVIQLHATDADIGSNAEIRYIFGAQVAPATKRLFALNNTTGLITVQRSLDREETAIHKVTVLASDGSSTPARATVTINVTDVNDNPPNIDLRYIISPINGTVYLSEKDPVNTKIALITVSDKDTDVNGKVICFIEREVPFHLKAVYDNQYLLETSSLLDYEGTKEFSFKIVASDSGKPSLNQTALVRVKLEDENDNPPIFNQPVIELSVSENNRRGLYLTTISATDEDSGKNADIVYQLGPNASFFDLDRKTGVLTASRVFDREEQERFIFTVTARDNGTPPLQSQAAVIVTVLDENDNSPKFTHNHFQFFVSENLPKYSTVGVITVTDADAGENKAVTLSILNDNDNFVLDPYSGVIKSNVSFDREQQSSYTFDVKATDGGQPPRSSTAKVTINVMDVNDNSPVVISPPSNTSFKLVPLSAIPGSVVAEVFAVDVDTGMNAELKYTIVSGNNKGLFRIDPVTGNITLEEKPAPTDVGLHRLVVNISDLGYPKSLHTLVLVFLYVNDTAGNASYIYDLIRRTMETPLDRNIGDSSQPYQNEDYLTIMIAIIAGAMVVIVVIFVTVLVRCRHASRFKAAQRSKQGAEWMSPNQENKQNKKKKRKKRKSPKSSLLNFVTIEESKPDDAVHEPINGTISLPAELEEQSIGRFDWGPAPPTTFKPNSPDLAKHYKSASPQPAFHLKPDTPVSVKKHHVIQELPLDNTFVGGCDTLSKRSSTSSDHFSASECSSQGGFKTKGPLHTRQMVSHSVARLECRGTISAHCNLRLLDSSKILLPQSPE
- the PCDH9 gene encoding protocadherin-9 isoform X8, giving the protein MDLRDFYLLAALIACLRLDSAIAQELIYTIREELPENVPIGNIPKDLNISHINAATGTSASLVYRLVSKAGDAPLVKVSSSTGEIFTTSNRIDREKLCAGASYAEENECFFELEVVILPNDFFRLIKIKIIVKDTNDNAPMFPSPVINISIPENTLINSRFPIPSATDPDTGFNGVQHYELLNGQSVFGLDIVETPEGEKWPQLIVQQNLDREQKDTYVMKIKVEDGGTPQKSSTAILQVTVSDVNDNRPVFKEGQVEVHIPENAPVGTSVIQLHATDADIGSNAEIRYIFGAQVAPATKRLFALNNTTGLITVQRSLDREETAIHKVTVLASDGSSTPARATVTINVTDVNDNPPNIDLRYIISPINGTVYLSEKDPVNTKIALITVSDKDTDVNGKVICFIEREVPFHLKAVYDNQYLLETSSLLDYEGTKEFSFKIVASDSGKPSLNQTALVRVKLEDENDNPPIFNQPVIELSVSENNRRGLYLTTISATDEDSGKNADIVYQLGPNASFFDLDRKTGVLTASRVFDREEQERFIFTVTARDNGTPPLQSQAAVIVTVLDENDNSPKFTHNHFQFFVSENLPKYSTVGVITVTDADAGENKAVTLSILNDNDNFVLDPYSGVIKSNVSFDREQQSSYTFDVKATDGGQPPRSSTAKVTINVMDVNDNSPVVISPPSNTSFKLVPLSAIPGSVVAEVFAVDVDTGMNAELKYTIVSGNNKGLFRIDPVTGNITLEEKPAPTDVGLHRLVVNISDLGYPKSLHTLVLVFLYVNDTAGNASYIYDLIRRTMETPLDRNIGDSSQPYQNEDYLTIMIAIIAGAMVVIVVIFVTVLVRCRHASRFKAAQRSKQGAEWMSPNQENKQNKKKKRKKRKSPKSSLLNFVTIEESKPDDAVHEPINGTISLPAELEEQSIGRFDWGPAPPTTFKPNSPDLAKHYKSASPQPAFHLKPDTPVSVKKHHVIQELPLDNTFVGGCDTLSKRSSTSSDHFSASECSSQGGFKTKGPLHTRQINIHQF
- the PCDH9 gene encoding protocadherin-9 isoform X5 codes for the protein MDLRDFYLLAALIACLRLDSAIAQELIYTIREELPENVPIGNIPKDLNISHINAATGTSASLVYRLVSKAGDAPLVKVSSSTGEIFTTSNRIDREKLCAGASYAEENECFFELEVVILPNDFFRLIKIKIIVKDTNDNAPMFPSPVINISIPENTLINSRFPIPSATDPDTGFNGVQHYELLNGQSVFGLDIVETPEGEKWPQLIVQQNLDREQKDTYVMKIKVEDGGTPQKSSTAILQVTVSDVNDNRPVFKEGQVEVHIPENAPVGTSVIQLHATDADIGSNAEIRYIFGAQVAPATKRLFALNNTTGLITVQRSLDREETAIHKVTVLASDGSSTPARATVTINVTDVNDNPPNIDLRYIISPINGTVYLSEKDPVNTKIALITVSDKDTDVNGKVICFIEREVPFHLKAVYDNQYLLETSSLLDYEGTKEFSFKIVASDSGKPSLNQTALVRVKLEDENDNPPIFNQPVIELSVSENNRRGLYLTTISATDEDSGKNADIVYQLGPNASFFDLDRKTGVLTASRVFDREEQERFIFTVTARDNGTPPLQSQAAVIVTVLDENDNSPKFTHNHFQFFVSENLPKYSTVGVITVTDADAGENKAVTLSILNDNDNFVLDPYSGVIKSNVSFDREQQSSYTFDVKATDGGQPPRSSTAKVTINVMDVNDNSPVVISPPSNTSFKLVPLSAIPGSVVAEVFAVDVDTGMNAELKYTIVSGNNKGLFRIDPVTGNITLEEKPAPTDVGLHRLVVNISDLGYPKSLHTLVLVFLYVNDTAGNASYIYDLIRRTMETPLDRNIGDSSQPYQNEDYLTIMIAIIAGAMVVIVVIFVTVLVRCRHASRFKAAQRSKQGAEWMSPNQENKQNKKKKRKKRKSPKSSLLNFVTIEESKPDDAVHEPINGTISLPAELEEQSIGRFDWGPAPPTTFKPNSPDLAKHYKSASPQPAFHLKPDTPVSVKKHHVIQELPLDNTFVGGCDTLSKRSSTSSDHFSASECSSQGGFKTKGPLHTRQCNSHSKSDNIPVTPQKCPSSAGFHIQENEESHYESQRRVTFHLPDGSQESCSDSGLGDHEPVGSGTLISHPLPLVQPQDEFYDQASPDKRTEADGNSDPNSGDRHHQKEVQYSQPWVIDLLLCPLSYLPRGISNETAFIPVLLDSGKLLIPHAIGIVNRFSVSLSLDSHV